One Vicia villosa cultivar HV-30 ecotype Madison, WI linkage group LG5, Vvil1.0, whole genome shotgun sequence genomic window, AAGCAGAGACAAATAAATGATTGTCTcagttttgttgtatttatatatttttcagaACAGCAACAAATAACCTGTTTGTGTCAACAAGTGTGTTCTTTTCTAATGTATGCCAGTTTGCCGCCacacatatatattcttataGAAATATGCTAATACAGTGTTTGGTTGGAGAGAGATGAATATGCTAACAGACCAATCTCCAGTTATAAATATGGCTGAAAATTCCACTGTTTGAACAAAATCTCAAGTATAATAAAGATTTCATATCCCTCTTGGAGGCCAGAGAATCAGAAATAAACTATCAATAACAGGTTCAATACCATTTTAGGTATGAAAATTATATGCAAAGAAGATTCAGGTTCAATATACTTGATATGGTAAACTTCAAACAATATTACTCTACATAGCCATAAGTTTTAAGCTCATTCCTCAAAAAAATTAACAATTGTATAAGATAGTGATGTGATGGTGATTGATAGATTTCGGGTTGACCGCGTATAATCAAGTTGGAACAGATAACCTAATCTTATTCCTCGTCGACGTCAAGTCCGGGTACATATTCCAAACTTACATCAAATATAACTGGACTATTTGGAGCCACCCTTGGTCTTCCTGGTGCAGAATTAATCCCTTTTGGAAATGCCAACTgcaaaacaagaaaaacaaaaatatttaaccAACAGTTAGAATTAAATACTCATTTAATCTTGAGTGAAGCTTACTGATCCAGGTATGTACAGCCGACGTTTCCCGCCTACTTTCATGCTTAAAAGACCTTCATCCAGTCCTTTTATCACCTGTAAACTCATCGGGTCGAATGTCAGTTAGTCTTTGAAAGGACTGTCAAACAATTAGGCCTCAAAACTACTGTTTTTCAAACAACATTTAGGGTTTACCTGACCAGATCCAACTCGAAAAATGTAAAGTTGGCCTTTCTCCAATGAACTGTAAATTGAAAGGAATGATCAAGTTAAAACACCTACAAATTTCAATAGTACTATCTGTTTAAGAACTAAGGAGTAAGGAAAATACCTATCAAATATTTGTCCAGATGGAACCATTGCAACATAATTAGCAGCCACCTGTCAGAGAGGCATATGAAAATGTAGTCAGTCTTGCTTTATTGATCTCAACCGAAATTGGCATCGGCTGACTCTTTGAAACGGCGGAGACGATCATGAGCATACAAGAGAAACGGAACAATTCAGAAGATTTTACACACCTGAAATCCAACTGGTGGACTGGGTCCTTGCCCAACTTTAATATCCTTGTATTGCAAACCTGATTCAGTAGTTACCACAGGTACCTTCATGCATAAAATCG contains:
- the LOC131602079 gene encoding peptidyl-prolyl cis-trans isomerase FKBP16-3, chloroplastic, which gives rise to MPSMASSLLLPFYSTCGKIHSLNAAPQGISVRRFVLNVKSSKTRESTSNANDNAMFNTNSRRDFLGLALGGVSTLLIHSFDAANGAGLPPEEKPKLCDNTCEKELENVPVVTTESGLQYKDIKVGQGPSPPVGFQVAANYVAMVPSGQIFDSSLEKGQLYIFRVGSGQVIKGLDEGLLSMKVGGKRRLYIPGSLAFPKGINSAPGRPRVAPNSPVIFDVSLEYVPGLDVDEE